Genomic DNA from Leptotrichia wadei:
TGAAAATTTCTGATTCAGCTGGATCCTTTGAGGAGCAGTCTGCCAGTTTTCCAGGTAGTGATCCAACTTCCAGCGTATTTTTTCTAAGTACAAGTTCTCTTGCCTTTTTCGCAGCTTCTCTTGCTCTTTTAGACATTACCATTTTTTCAATGATTTTTTCAGCTGCCTTTGGATGATCCTCCAAATAAAATTTTAAATTTCCTCCAACAATATTTGATACAATCCCTGTAACTTCACTATTTCCAAGTTTTGTTTTTGTTTGCCCTTCAAATTGAGGTTCAGGTATTTTTACGCTTATTACGCAGACTAGCCCTTCTCTTACGTCTGTCCCTTGAAATGTTCCATTTTTATCCTTAATCAAGTTCATCTGCTTTGCAATATCATTAATAGTTCTTGTAAGTGCTGTTCTAAAACCGCTGACATGAGTTCCACCTTCGTGTGTATTTATATTATTTACAAATGAATAGACATTTTCCCTTTGAGAAGTCGTATAATTCATAGCGATTTCTACTTCCACAAATTTTGCGCTTCGGTGTTTTTTCACAGTATTCCCATTTTCATCCACAGTTTCCACTTCTTTAGCTTCCTCAATCTGCATTTTATCAGCCATATAAATCACATCATCAATAATTTTTTCATCATCAATAATTTCATTTAAAAAGTCCTTTATTCCACCTTCAAACAAAAATTCTTCGGTTTTTATATCATCAGCGTTTCTTTCGTCAACTAACTCAATTTTTAAGTCCTTATTCAAATATGCCAATTCCTTCAAACGTGATTCCAGCACAGAATAATCATAAACTGTTGTTTCAAAAATTTCATCATCAGCCTTAAATCTAATTACAGTTCCATGTTCATTCTCGTCAGCTGTGCCTATCTCCTCCACAGGCGTTGCTGGCACACCTCGTCTATATGTTTGTCGAAAAACTTTTCCATCACGCGTGACAGTCGCCTCAAGCCACTCTGACAAGGCATTTACAACAGATACTCCAACTCCGTGAAGTCCACCTGACACTTTGTAGTTATCATTATCAAATTTTCCACCAGCATGCAATACTGTAAGTACAACTTCCAATGTTGATTTTCCTGTTTTATGCATTCCCACAGGAATTCCACGTCCATTATCAGTTACTTCGATTATATTTCCTTCCAATATTTTCACAGTAATCTTATCACAAACTCCAGCAAGCGCCTCATCCACACTGTTATCTACAATTTCCCACACAAGATGATGAAGCCCACGTGACGAAGTCGACCCAATATACATTCCAGGACGCTTCCTAACTGCTTCCAGCCCTTCCAGAACCGTAATAGCTTCTGCTCCATAATTATTAGCCATTATTTATTCCCTCCATTTTATACCAAACTTTATACCTTCTTTTATTTCAAATTACACTAAACTTTGCTTATGAAAAGCAAAAATAGCATATATCCGTTGTAATAACAAAGCAATTTTAAACTTCTTGTCAAATAATGATATGATTCAAAATCCACAAAAATTTATTGTTCAAACAAGAAACTGCATTATTTCCCAACGCAAAAATTCCCAAACACGTGATCTAAAATATCCTCAGATGATATTTCCCCAGTAATTTCCGAAAGTGAATCTAATGCTTCCTTTAAATCCACAGAAATCAAATCCATAGGAAGCCCCATATCTATCGTTTCAAAAATATTTTTTATCGCATCCTTTGTCTTTTCAAGTGCCGTTTTATGACGAATATTTGTAATTATCAATTTTTCTGATGAGTTTTCCACATCTTCTTCCACAATATACGAATAAATTTTTTCCTGCATATCTTCAATTCCAACATTGTCCTTTGCTGATATTTCAACAATATTTTCCAGATTATGTCCTGCAAGATTAATTTTTTTATTTAAATCAATTTTATTCAATAATACTATAACTTTCTTTTTATTTTCTTTAATCTGATTTATAACTTCTATATCTTCGTTTTCAAGCTCCTTTGAAGCATCCAGCACAAGCAGCACCAAATCAGCCCTCCCAATAAACTGCTTAGACTTTTCCACGCCAATATTTTCCACAATATCATCAGTTTTTCTGATTCCAGCCGTATCCACCAGAACTAATGGAACTCCCTTTATATTAATTATTTCCTCAATAACATCCCGTGTTGTCCCTGCAACATGTGTTACAATCGCTCTTTCCTCGTGAAGTAGAGCATTCAGCAATGTAGATTTTCCCACATTAGGTTTTCCCACAATAACCGTTTTTATTCCCTCTTTTATTTTTTTCCCTGTATCATAAGAATCAATCAGACGATTTGCCTCTTCATAGACTTTTTCCAAATTATTTCTCAATTCAGCCGGCAATGGATCGTCAATCCCTTCCTCAGGATAATCCAGTACAACATTCACATGAGCCGTAATATCAAGAAGCGCCTTTTTAAACTGGTTCACTTTATCTCGTAAATCCCCTCTTAACTGATCCAGCGATAAAGACACGCTTTTTTCCGTCTTTCCTTGAATTATATCCATAACCGCCTCAGCCTGCGATAAATCTATTCGCCC
This window encodes:
- the mnmE gene encoding tRNA uridine-5-carboxymethylaminomethyl(34) synthesis GTPase MnmE, translated to MLFDTIAAISTPKGEGGIAIIRISGDKSFEILDKIFVKKNPNADLGFYKLNYGFIKDGEKTADEVMAVRLKAPKSYTCEDIVEINCHGGTLVSEKVLELVLRNGARHAESGEFTKRAFMNGRIDLSQAEAVMDIIQGKTEKSVSLSLDQLRGDLRDKVNQFKKALLDITAHVNVVLDYPEEGIDDPLPAELRNNLEKVYEEANRLIDSYDTGKKIKEGIKTVIVGKPNVGKSTLLNALLHEERAIVTHVAGTTRDVIEEIINIKGVPLVLVDTAGIRKTDDIVENIGVEKSKQFIGRADLVLLVLDASKELENEDIEVINQIKENKKKVIVLLNKIDLNKKINLAGHNLENIVEISAKDNVGIEDMQEKIYSYIVEEDVENSSEKLIITNIRHKTALEKTKDAIKNIFETIDMGLPMDLISVDLKEALDSLSEITGEISSEDILDHVFGNFCVGK
- the gyrB gene encoding DNA topoisomerase (ATP-hydrolyzing) subunit B, with the protein product MANNYGAEAITVLEGLEAVRKRPGMYIGSTSSRGLHHLVWEIVDNSVDEALAGVCDKITVKILEGNIIEVTDNGRGIPVGMHKTGKSTLEVVLTVLHAGGKFDNDNYKVSGGLHGVGVSVVNALSEWLEATVTRDGKVFRQTYRRGVPATPVEEIGTADENEHGTVIRFKADDEIFETTVYDYSVLESRLKELAYLNKDLKIELVDERNADDIKTEEFLFEGGIKDFLNEIIDDEKIIDDVIYMADKMQIEEAKEVETVDENGNTVKKHRSAKFVEVEIAMNYTTSQRENVYSFVNNINTHEGGTHVSGFRTALTRTINDIAKQMNLIKDKNGTFQGTDVREGLVCVISVKIPEPQFEGQTKTKLGNSEVTGIVSNIVGGNLKFYLEDHPKAAEKIIEKMVMSKRAREAAKKARELVLRKNTLEVGSLPGKLADCSSKDPAESEIFIVEGNSAGGSAKQGRDRRFQAILPLRGKILNVEKSGVHKALENAEIRAMITAFGAGFGDDMDIKKLRYHKIVIMTDADVDGAHIRTLMLTFFYRHLRELINEGYIYIAQPPLYKIQAGKAIRYAYSDDQLKQVTKVLEKDGRKYTIQRYKGLGEMNPEQLWETTLDPEVRTLLKVSMEDASYADKMFNILMGDKVEPRRKFIEDNANYVRNLDI